The sequence GAACGTTATTGGTGTACCATGCTCATCTGTTCCACATATAAATACAACATCCTCTCCTTTTAACCTCAAGTAGCGTACGAATATATCCGCCGGCAGGTAGGCTCCGGCCAAATGCCCTGCATGAATAGGGCCATTAGCATAAGGCAAAGCAGATGTCACTGTGAACCTCATCCCTATCACCCCCAAAGACTAACTCGCTGCCCTTTATAAGTTCTCGCCAATTTTAAATATTACGGTGGGTTATTTTCATCTCATGAAAATATGCCTATTAATATATATCGGTTCTCTATTCCAAGAGACTTTTTAGTGCTTGAATTCTTTACATTTTTTCTTTTGAAAGCCTCGCCCTTTAGAGCGGGGAGGAGGCCAGCAAAGTATTTTAACTCTTGAATCAAAATCCCTCTGGTGAAAGTATGAAGGCAAGGCTCAGAGAAAAGTTTAGTTTTGATGCTGCACATGCTGTAATAATTAATGGCGAACCCGAAGAAATACATGGCCATACGTTCAAAGGAGAAGTTCTAATCGAAGGAGAGGTTAAAGAAGGTTATATAATGGACTTTCTGGAACTAAGAAAAATAATAGAAATGACAATAGCACCATTGAAACATAAAAATCTCAACAGAATATTTAAAAATCCAACCACGGAAAACATAGCCCTATGGATTGCTGAACAGATCAAAACAAACTTGCCGGAGAATATCAGACTTTACAAAATCGTTTTGTGGGAAGGAGACGAAAATGGGGTTGAATTCGAGTTTTAAGACCTACCAAAAAACTAAAAGTTACACTACCAAAGATATAACGGGGTGTAGAAAATGAGAGACTTTTACATCGCTCATGAAGATGAGATAAAAAGCGGTGAAACTACTGATGTCTATTTTATCAGAACAAAAAAAGTTCTCGAGGAAAAGAATATTCATAAAAAAGTTTTTGCAGATATAAGCACCACATCACTCCCAAAAAATTGGAAATGGGGAGTTTTAGCAGGAGTTGAAGAAGTGGCAAAACTTTTGGAAGGTCACCCAGTGAACGTTTATTCTATGCCAGAAGGTACAATCTTCCACCCATACGAACCGGTAATGCAAATCGAAGGATACTACAAAGAATTTGGAATTTTTGAAACTGCTTTACTCGGAATGTTAAGTCAAGCGAGTGGAATCGCAACTGCAGCATTGAGAACAAAGATCGCAGCCAAATTTAAACCGGTATATTCATTTGGAATAAGACACATGCATCCAGCTATAGCACCAATGATAGATCGCTCAGCTTTTATAGGTGGATGTGATGGTGTCAGTGGTGTTCTTGGAGCGAAAATGATAGGAGAAAAGCCTGTTGGAACGATGCCCCACGCTCTAATACTAACTATTGGAGACCAGGTCAAAGCATGGAAATACTTTGACGAGGTAATGCCTGAAGAAGTGCCAAGAGTCGCTCTTGTGGACACTCTCTGTGACGAGAAGCTAGAAGCATTAATGGCCGCTGAGGCCCTAGGAAAGAGACTAGCGGCAATTAGATTAGACACACCAAGCTCTAGAAGAGGGAATTTCAAACGAATAATTGAAGAAGTAAGATGGGAGCTGGATTTAAGAGGTTATGAACATGTGAAAATCTTTTTAAGTGGGGGACTTGACGAAGAGAGCCTTAAAGAGCTCGTAGAGGTTGCAGATGCTTTTGGCGTGGGTGGAAGTATAGCAAGTGCAAAGCCAATAGACTTCTCTCTCGACATAGTAGAAGTTGAAGGAAAGGCCCATACAAAAAGAGGGAAACTCAGTGGAAGGAAACAAGTCTACCGCTGTGAGAAGGGACATTATCACAGAGTTCCAGCAGATAAACAACTTAAAAAATGCCCTCTATGTGGAGCAGAAGTTGAACCGCTCCTAAAACCACTAATCAAAGATGGAGAAATAGTAGCAGATCTACCAAAGGCAAGAGAAATAAGGGAATACGTACTAGAACAAGCTAAAAAATTTGGACTCACATTAGAATAGTTTACTCTTTTTCAATATTTAATGAAAAAAGGAAAGAAATTCACTCAACTGTAATTGCTCCGGTTGGGCAGCTCTCTGCTGCTTCTTTTGCACATTCAAGGTCGGTTTCAGGTACAAGAACTTTGGCTTTTCCTTCGTCATCCATCTCAAAAACATCTGGACAGATGCTTGCACAAACTCCACATCCAATGCATGTGTCCCTATCAACAACAACCTTCATCTCTAACACCTCCAAGGAGTTCAAAAATAAAAGGAGATAGAAGCTTAAAAACATTTTCCCCACCAAAGGTGTGAGAGGACATTTTAAATACCAACAAAAAGGCAGACTGCTTTAAAAATTTTGGAGAATAATGAATTCAAATCATTCCAAAACGCTTCCTAACTTCATCACTTATTCTATCTGGAGTCCAAGGTGGATCAAAGGTTAGCTCTATTTCAGCATCTTTAACCCCTGGAATCTCAAGAACCTTTTGTTCCACTGCTTGAAGGAGCCACATGGTTAATGGACATCCTGGAGTCGTCATAGTCATTTTAACATACACAATGTTATCGGGGCGCAGATCAATTTCATAAATGAGGCCTAAGTTGACAATGTCTATTCCCAGTTCCGGATCAATAACTTCTTTGAGCTTTTCTAGAACAAGTTCCCTTGTGAGTTTAACTTCCCTCTCAACAGCTTTTTCTTCGCTCATTTTTTTCACCTGAAGAAAACTTTCAAACAACAAATTTAAACCTTATGGAACAAAAATGTGGAAAGAAAAATTCAAGTTGTAGAACTCTCGTCATCGTCGTAGAGTTCTTGCCCAGCGGTAATCTCATCTTCGTAACCTTTTGAGCCTTCAATAGTTTGTATTCTAAACATGTAGCTCTTATACCAGTTATACTCTGGCATAACTTTTATTGGCAAGAGTTTCCATGCCCTAGTCTCTTCCACATAACCCCAGTTAACATATTCATTGAAGTTCCTTATTATATCTGTGATAACAACGTTGAACTCGCTTATG comes from Thermococcus sp. EP1 and encodes:
- a CDS encoding 6-pyruvoyl tetrahydropterin synthase family protein, encoding MKARLREKFSFDAAHAVIINGEPEEIHGHTFKGEVLIEGEVKEGYIMDFLELRKIIEMTIAPLKHKNLNRIFKNPTTENIALWIAEQIKTNLPENIRLYKIVLWEGDENGVEFEF
- a CDS encoding nicotinate phosphoribosyltransferase, with the protein product MRDFYIAHEDEIKSGETTDVYFIRTKKVLEEKNIHKKVFADISTTSLPKNWKWGVLAGVEEVAKLLEGHPVNVYSMPEGTIFHPYEPVMQIEGYYKEFGIFETALLGMLSQASGIATAALRTKIAAKFKPVYSFGIRHMHPAIAPMIDRSAFIGGCDGVSGVLGAKMIGEKPVGTMPHALILTIGDQVKAWKYFDEVMPEEVPRVALVDTLCDEKLEALMAAEALGKRLAAIRLDTPSSRRGNFKRIIEEVRWELDLRGYEHVKIFLSGGLDEESLKELVEVADAFGVGGSIASAKPIDFSLDIVEVEGKAHTKRGKLSGRKQVYRCEKGHYHRVPADKQLKKCPLCGAEVEPLLKPLIKDGEIVADLPKAREIREYVLEQAKKFGLTLE
- a CDS encoding ferredoxin; the encoded protein is MKVVVDRDTCIGCGVCASICPDVFEMDDEGKAKVLVPETDLECAKEAAESCPTGAITVE